In Xyrauchen texanus isolate HMW12.3.18 chromosome 23, RBS_HiC_50CHRs, whole genome shotgun sequence, a genomic segment contains:
- the sowahab gene encoding ankyrin repeat domain-containing protein SOWAHA produces the protein MALSQDIILTFLLEHGGNVKNSELVSKFKGLINSSDPAEKKNNRDLFKRLVNNVAVVKQVDDVKYVVVKKKYQGFKGENISLDNSLFELKSPCSRACGTLSRRESSEIQNADILNNNYYHCTTQTMSECRISPSLKSDHSTKCDAEVIHPVYNAAESLTARVLSVTSDARSGKTGSVFALVAIKSSPNPQRELQLDERTKHKALEDSLQQQQQLPLEMLPPSVMSEKTMKLKATAYQSVARESFRTPRTKRKELDAPGSPQLRRCNKVTRPGNNESKDCDIIPLGSMEHEWLVKSATGCFRQIYGLLLQDPQLAEKRNFMSGFTILHWASKSGNGEMVCKIIDVSRQSGAKIDVNAKSYDGYTPLHIAAIHRHECVLSLLVREYGANANIRDNSGKKPYRYLSQDVSLDIRKMLGDPQVMQHSAAHCYLGDDQSLSYLPKGFNTLSKLFQPHITGHKKKYRRRQSFHFISNDHEESSKNNALNRKLF, from the coding sequence ATGGCTTTGTCTCAAGATATCATCTTAACATTTTTACTGGAGCACGGAGGAAATGTAAAAAACTCGGAACTCGTGAGCAAGTTCAAAGGACTCATAAACTCCAGCGATCCCGCGGAGAAGAAAAACAACAGAGATCTGTTCAAACGATTGGTCAACAACGTCGCTGTGGTTAAACAAGTCGATGACGTGAAGTATGTGGTTGTGAAGAAAAAGTACCAAGGATTCAAAGGTGAAAATATATCATTGGATAACAGTTTGTTTGAATTAAAATCACCATGCAGCAGAGCGTGCGGTACTTTATCCAGACGTGAGTCCAGTGAAATACAAAATGCTGATattcttaataacaattattatcatTGCACAACTCAAACTATGAGTGAATGCAGGATAAGTCCATCTCTGAAAAGCGATCATTCAACAAAATGTGATGCAGAGGTTATCCATCCTGTCTATAATGCTGCTGAGTCTTTGACAGCAAGAGTACTCAGTGTGACAAGTGATGCTAGAAGTGGCAAAACAGGGTCGGTTTTTGCTCTTGTGGCCATAAAATCGTCACCAAATCCACAACGTGAGCTGCAACTTGATGAAAGGACAAAACACAAAGCACTAGAGGATTCactacagcagcagcagcagttgcCATTGGAGATGCTACCACCTTCAGTGATGTCTGAAAAAACCATGAAACTCAAGGCCACTGCATATCAAAGTGTTGCAAGAGAAAGTTTTAGGACTCCAAGAACCAAACGAAAAGAGCTAGATGCACCAGGATCGCCTCAATTGCGAAGGTGTAACAAAGTAACCAGACCTGGGAACAATGAGTCTAAAGATTGTGATATAATTCCTTTGGGATCTATGGAGCATGAGTGGCTTGTGAAATCGGCAACAGGATGCTTCCGTCAGATCTATGGCCTTCTGCTACAAGACCCTCAGCTGGCAGAGAAGCGCAATTTCATGTCTGGATTCACAATTCTGCACTGGGCCTCTAAGAGCGGAAATGGTGAAATGGTCTGTAAAATCATTGACGTTTCAAGACAGAGTGGTGCAAAGATCGATGTTAATGCCAAGTCTTATGATGGATACACCCCTCTCCACATTGCTGCCATTCACAGACATGAGTGTGTGTTATCGCTGCTGGTGCGTGAATATGGTGCCAACGCTAACATACGGGATAACAGTGGTAAAAAACCTTACCGTTATCTAAGTCAAGATGTGTCACTTGACATCAGAAAGATGCTCGGAGACCCTCAAGTCATGCAACATAGTGCTGCTCATTGTTATTTAGGAGATGACCAAAGCCTTTCATATTTACCGAAAGGATTCAACACCCTGAGTAAACTATTTCAGCCCCATATTACTGGACATAAAAAGAAATACAGACGTCGCCAAAGCTTCCATTTCATCAGCAATGACCATGAAGAGTCCAGCAAGAACAATGCACTTAATCGCAaactgttttaa
- the LOC127663273 gene encoding growth/differentiation factor 9-like translates to MAPQLSKSCVLSSLTRFLIIIAVIGLSFTSCYNFENDSVEPDVSLHHGNILSPLLKALSEQDPRGDITPRAKPDSRYVRYMKRLYKLSSKHDRSHEASRLYNTARLITPREECLEQNREFFMQDISYSLNRVRSQEQLLKSVLLYSFDHNHIAPFTSLCYLNVKEQETSNDQMCHHLRSHHSVPMLSFRVHTERRVRRRWVEVDVTSFLHPLIQSHKKEIHLLINLTCVENLILRHGGQIHKSPVELTHRSPSLLLYLNDTSEVAYQRKGSQSRMVDLTINNWNGKSRSWEPTSRKRRGTLKSTNASPETSLADILPMYDLPTNDCDLYDFRVSFSQLKLDHWIIAPYKYNPRYCKGSCPRVVGFIYGSPIHTMVQNIIYEKLDSSVPRPSCVPSEYNPLSVLTIENDGSIAYKVYEEMIATKCTCR, encoded by the exons ATGGCGCCGCAGCTTTCGAAAAGTTGCGTGCTTAGTTCCCTAACCAGATTTCTTATCATTATCGCTGTTATCGGCCTGTCGTTTACATCGTGCTACAACTTTGAAAACGATTCTGTCGAGCCCGACGTCTCCCTTCATCATGGCAACATCCTGAGCCCCTTGCTGAAGGCTCTGTCAGAGCAAGATCCACGGGGAGACATTACACCACGAGCCAAACCTGACTCCAGATATGTGCGCTACATGAAGAGACTCTATAAATTATCATCGAAACACGACAGGAGTCACGAGGCCTCTCGCCTGTATAACACCGCCCGTCTGATCACACCTCGCGAGGAGTGTCTCGAACAAAACCGAG AATTTTTCATGCAGGATATCTCCTACAGTCTTAATCGAGTGAGGTCTCAGGAGCAATTACTGAAGTCTGTCCTGCTTTACTCCTTCGACCATAACCACATCGCCCCCTTCACATCGCTTTGTTATCTCAACGTGAAGGAACAGGAAACCTCAAACGATCAGATGTGTCACCATTTGAGATCGCACCACTCTGTCCCCATGCTCAGCTTCCGCGTCCACACAGAGAGAAGGGTCCGTCGCCGCTGGGTGGAGGTGGATGTCACTTCCTTCCTCCATCCTCTCATCCAGTCTCATAAGAAGGAAATCCATCTGCTTATCAACTTGACCTGTGTTGAAAATTTGATCCTCAGACATGGAGGCCAGATCCATAAGAGCCCGGTGGAGTTAACTCACAGGTCACCATCCCTTCTTCTGTATCTGAATGATACCAGTGAGGTCGCCTACCAGAGAAAGGGCTCACAGAGTAGGATGGTAGACCTAACAATAAACAACTGGAATGGAAAGTCCAGATCATGGGAGCCAACCTCACGTAAGAGACGTGGCACCTTAAAGAGTACCAATGCAAGTCCAGAAACTAGTTTGGCAGATATCCTCCCAATGTATGACCTTCCAACAAATGACTGTGATCTCTATGATTTCAGAGTGAGTTTCAGTCAGCTCAAATTGGACCACTGGATTATAGCGCCTTACAAATACAATCCTAGGTACTGTAAGGGATCTTGCCCAAGGGTTGTGGGGTTTATCTATGGGTCACCTATACATACAATGGTTCAGAATATCATTTATGAGAAGCTAGACTCCTCTGTCCCCAGGCCTTCATGTGTACCATCAGAATATAATCCCTTAAGTGTTTTGACCATTGAGAATGATGGCTCTATTGCCTACAAGGTATATGAGGAGATGATTGCTACTAAATGCACCTGTCGCTAA